Within Kineothrix sp. MB12-C1, the genomic segment AATTTTAAGCAAGGAGATTAACAATGGAGAAATTATTTAAACTGAAACAGCACAATACCACTGTGTCTACCGAAATTCTTGCCGGGCTCACTACCTTTTTTGCAATGGCGTATATTTTATTCGTCAATCCGGCAATGCTTTCTCAGACAGGGATCCCTTATGGCGCAGTATTTCTTGCTACCATTTTCGCTTCTGTTGCCGGCACGCTCGTTATGGCTCTTTTTGCCAATGTTCCTTATGCACAGGCTCCGGGAATGGGATTGAACGCATTCTTTACCTATACCGTATGCTTCGGTCTTGGCTTCACTTGGCAGCAAGCTCTTGCTATGGTATTTATCTGTGGTATTATCAACGTTATCATCACTGTTACAAAAATCCGTAAATCTATTATCAAAGCAATTCCTTTAAGCCTTCAGCACGCGATCGGCGGCGGTATTGGAATCTTTGTAGCGTATATTGGAATCAAAAATGCAGGATTCTTAAACTTCACATCTGATCCTGGTGCCTACATATTGCTGGATAGCGGAACTGTAATTGCGGATGCGGGCATTGTTCCTGCCTTGGTATTATTTAATAACCCTGCAATCTTCCTTTCTCTGATTTCTCTTATTATTATGATCGTACTCGTTATAAAGAAGGTTCCGGGAGCTATCTTTATCAGCATTATTGTATCTACGATTATCGGTATCTTCATGAAAGTGGTAGATGTGAGCCAGATCGGTATTGCTTCCAATCTCGGCACATCCTTTGCTGAACTCGGAACTACGATTGGTGCTGCATTCGGTGCGGAAGGAATGTTATCTCTTTTTGCAGATGCTTCTAAGATTCCGCTCGTACTTATGACAATCTTTGCATTCAGCCTTTCCGATACCTTTGATACCATTGGAACCTTTATCGGTACTGGACGTCGTTCCGGTATCTTCAGCGAAAAGGATCAGGCAGAAATGGAGAATTCCAGTGGATTTAAGTCCAAAATGGATCGCGCATTGTTTGCCGATTCCATCGCTACTTCTATCGGCGCTATCTTCGGTACTTCCAATACAACAACTTATGTGGAAAGTGCTGCAGGTATCGGTGCAGGCGGACGTACCGGACTAACCTCTCTTGTAACATCTATTATGTTCTTGTTGAGTATTTTACTTGCACCCGTTATCGGTATCGTTCCTACTCAGGCAACGGCTCCTGCTCTTATTATAGTTGGTATTATGATGCTTTCTTCCTTTGCAAATATTAAGTGGGAGAATTTAGAAGAAGCTGTTCCTGCATTCTTCGCAGGTATCTTCATGGCTCTGTGCTATAGCATATCTTATGGTATAGCAACAGGTTTCATCTTCTACTGTATCGTAAAATGTCTGCGTGGTGAAGCGAAGTCCATTCATCCTATTCTTTGGGTGAGTACAGGGTTGTTCCTGTTGAACTTCATTATTCTGGCATTAATTTAAGAATGGCTTCTTAATACTCGATATAAATTATTAATCTAAGAAGACTGTCATAAAGACTTACGATAAAGGAGCTTCGAATCGGTTCTCTTCCGACTCGAAGCTCCTTATCTTATAACTTCCTATTTTACCGCTTAGAAAGCTCCTCCATAATCTCTTCCCAAGTAACTCCCTTTTCTGCCATAAGAACCATCATATGGTAGAGAAAATCTGAGATTTCATACTTAATTTCATTTGAATTCGGATTCTTAGATGCAATAACGATTTCCGTCGCTTCTTCTCCTAATTTCTTCAGTATCTTATCGATTCCCTTATCGAATAGATAATTAGTGTAGGAACCCTCCTTCGGATGTACTTTACGATCCATAATGACATTCATTACCGATTCAAACACCTTTAACGGATTAGTATCGTCATAATCCTTTTTCAATATTTCATTGAAGAAACAGGACTGACTTCCTGTATGGCAGGCAGCCCCTACTTGTGAGACCTTGGCAAGAATAGTATCCATATCACAATCCGCAGTCAGTGATTTTACGTATTGGAAATGACCGCTCGTATTTCCCTTTATCCATAGTTCATTACGGCTCCGACTATAGTAGGTCATTTTCCCGGAATGAACTGTCATACGATAGGCTTCTTCGTTCATATAAGCTACCATCAGTACTTCATCTGTCTTATAGTCCTGTACGACTACCGGTATCTGCCCATCGGAATTTAATTTGAAGTCGGACCAGGGAAAGGCAGCTTCTAAGGTGTTCACCTTAATTCCATTGTCCTGACAAAGATTCTTAATAGTGGGGAGTTCTTTCGCATTATCATTGATCGCTTGACCGGTAACACCGCACACCCCCGTATCTGAAAGAATCTCAATTAGTTTATCTAAGGACACTTCAGGCAAAGAAACAAGTATTTTTGTCTCACCTTCCCATGTACGAAGGCTTTCTCTGATTGAAGTTTCATTGATAAGAATGAGCTCACCGATAAAAGTCTTGATGAGATTTTTATGATTCAGAATATCTTCCGCTTCCGCATAACAGGCTGCAATCTTC encodes:
- a CDS encoding NCS2 family permease, with amino-acid sequence MEKLFKLKQHNTTVSTEILAGLTTFFAMAYILFVNPAMLSQTGIPYGAVFLATIFASVAGTLVMALFANVPYAQAPGMGLNAFFTYTVCFGLGFTWQQALAMVFICGIINVIITVTKIRKSIIKAIPLSLQHAIGGGIGIFVAYIGIKNAGFLNFTSDPGAYILLDSGTVIADAGIVPALVLFNNPAIFLSLISLIIMIVLVIKKVPGAIFISIIVSTIIGIFMKVVDVSQIGIASNLGTSFAELGTTIGAAFGAEGMLSLFADASKIPLVLMTIFAFSLSDTFDTIGTFIGTGRRSGIFSEKDQAEMENSSGFKSKMDRALFADSIATSIGAIFGTSNTTTYVESAAGIGAGGRTGLTSLVTSIMFLLSILLAPVIGIVPTQATAPALIIVGIMMLSSFANIKWENLEEAVPAFFAGIFMALCYSISYGIATGFIFYCIVKCLRGEAKSIHPILWVSTGLFLLNFIILALI
- the hisIE gene encoding bifunctional phosphoribosyl-AMP cyclohydrolase/phosphoribosyl-ATP diphosphatase HisIE, whose translation is MNGDYKKLVPCIYLYKGNAVKNLSDVTIIDTNPVKLACFYEDNNADELLIFDMSKGDAEHEEALDIIKEICVKTELPVTGAGNVHRMEDIKKLLYVGCRKAALNYSKPENIALTEEVSLKFGKEKIAACYAEAEDILNHKNLIKTFIGELILINETSIRESLRTWEGETKILVSLPEVSLDKLIEILSDTGVCGVTGQAINDNAKELPTIKNLCQDNGIKVNTLEAAFPWSDFKLNSDGQIPVVVQDYKTDEVLMVAYMNEEAYRMTVHSGKMTYYSRSRNELWIKGNTSGHFQYVKSLTADCDMDTILAKVSQVGAACHTGSQSCFFNEILKKDYDDTNPLKVFESVMNVIMDRKVHPKEGSYTNYLFDKGIDKILKKLGEEATEIVIASKNPNSNEIKYEISDFLYHMMVLMAEKGVTWEEIMEELSKR